The genomic stretch GTCTTCGCGGACCGACGGCAGCACCTCGACGTCGGTCACCCGGTAGAAGGAGTAGGGGTCGGCCTGCCAGCCGGCGAAGATGAAGTTGTCGAGCCCCAGCCGGCGCTGCTCCTCCACCAGCCACTCGTTGTACTCGGCCGTCTCGTCGGCCATGGAGCCCACGCACACGAACACCACCCGATCGCGCCACCCCCGCTCGTTCAGCAGCGCGGCGGCGTGCAGCAGGTGGCGGTGGCCCTTGAAGGGCACCACCGAGGCGAAGCACCCGACCACGGCGACCCCTCGCTCGCGAAGCCCGGCCAGCCACGGAAGCGGCGAGCCCAGCCCCGACACGTCGCGGATCCCCGTGTACACCGTCGTGCACTTGGCGCGGGCGCGGGGCGTCAGCGACTGCCGCACCGGCTCGGCGTTGGCGATGATGCGCTGCACCAGGCGCTCGTACACCCGCCAGGGTGCCCCCCCCACGGCTCGCTGCCCCTGCAGGTGCCCCACGATGGGCAGGCCGCACCAGCGCGCGGCGCCGCCGGCCATCAGCGCGCTGCGGATGTCGTTGGGGTGAAGCAGGTCGATGCCGCGGCCGCGGATCAGGCGCACCAGGTCGCGGGTGTAGGGCAGCCACTCGGCAACGGCCGTCTTGAGGCGGCGCGCCGCCGAGGCCCGCACCAGCGCCTGTCCGTACTGCAGCATGCGGGTGCCCGGGCGCACCACCACCACGTCCACCCCCGCGGCGGCAAAGGCGTCGTACACCTCGCCGTGGTCGGGAACGGCCACGGTGGGCCGCACCCACGCCGGCAGGTTTACGATCAGCTCGAAGATCTGCCGCTGCGAGCCGGCCATCCGGTAGGGATAGCCGATCAGGTACAGTACGTTCACGGCGCGTTCAGTACCGGTACGCGGGGACGGCCATGCGCGGGCGCGCCAGGCGCGCACCCGGCCGGGGCGCCTGGGCCGCCGCGGCCGCCTGCGCGCGCAGCGTGCCCACCCCCAGGACGAAGAAGAAGAAGATCCACAGGTGGGTGAAGCGCAGCCCCTGGTGGGTGGCGTTGTAAAAGACCACCGGCACCAGCACCAGCATGTCGGAAATCGACACCAGCCGGAAGGTGCGCAGCACGAAGAGGCTGAGCGACAGCGTACCGATGATGCCGTAGCAGAACACCAGGCTTCCCAGCGCCGAGTGCAGCTCCGAGCCTTCGGACATGGCCTCGAAGCGGTCGTACGCCCCCTCGGCGGCGCCCATCACCAGGTACTCGGGCTTCTGCGCGATGCGGTCGTACCCGCGGCCGGCGAGCGAGTCGTCGTCCTGCTTGCCCATCGACGCGAACCGCGTGATGGTCCGCTCGATCTGCGGAACCTCCATGAGCCGCGCGCCCACCACGGGGCCACCCAGCATCACCGCCGCCAGCGAGGGCACCAGCAGCGCGGGGCGCCGCACCACCTGGAAGACGATCAGCGCCGCGATGGCGAGCATGGCGGCCTTGGAAAGCGACAGCATGGCCAGCCACCCCGCCGACACCAGGGTCAGCAGCAGCACCCGCAGGGTGATCAGCCGGTTGTTGTACGCCACGGCGCAGATGCAACCCGCCAGCATCGCGTAGTAGCCGAGCTGGTTGGGGTTGTTGAAGAACAGGGTGGCGCGCACGCCGCCATGATGCCCCGGAAGCGAGATGAACAGGGGGATCAGCGCCTGCACCCACACCGACACCGCGATCAGCCAGGCGGTGGTGCGCAGGAAGGCGGGGCCCCGCTCCGCCAGCAGGATCAGCCCGCCGGCCAGCACGCACAGGTTGAACAGGTAGAACGTGGGAAAGATCAGCAGGTCCACGCGCCCCAGCCACACCGCCCACGCCGTGGTGATGAAGAACGTGTAGGCCACGAACAGCACCAGCGGCCGGACGGGCCCCAGCGCCGCGACGGGAAAGCGCAGCGAGCGCCGCAGCAGCCCCGACGTCACCAGCAGGGCCACCACCAGCGCCGCGATCCAGTCGCCGGGCTGGGGCATGCCGCTGCGGAACACCGCGATGGGGCTGAAGAGCAGGAACAGCCACCACAGGCCGGCCGCGATCCCCTCGGCCGCCACCCTGCTGCGGCCGGGCGGGGGGGCGAACGCCGGCATGGGCATGCGGGCGGTGCCGTTCACGGCGCCGTCGCCACGCAGAAGACCTCGTACCGGTCCCGGAGGGCCGCCACCACGCCGCGGGCCAGGCGGTGGACCGCCGGCAGCGCCCTGAGCGCCAGCAGGTAGTGCGACTCGCCCGCCGCGCGCACGGTGCACTCCTCCACGCGGAAGCCCACGGCCGTGGCCAGGTTGCCGAAAGTCTGCGCGTTCCAGCAGAACAGGTGCTTGTGCAGGTCGTCGGGACGAAAGCGGTCCTTGCCGCGCTCGCGGGGCGACTCGGCGGGAACCACCAGCACGGCGCGCGCGCCCGGCTTCAGCACGCGCAGCATCTCGCGCAGCGCCTCGTCGGGGCGCACCAGGTGCTCCAGTGCGTGGTGCGAGATGCACAGGTCCACGCTGTGGTCGTCCACGGCCGCCAGGCTGTTCACCACGCGGGCGCCGCGGTCGCGGGCCAGCTGCGCCGACTGCTCGTTGATCTCGACCCCGATCTTTTCGCGGCCGGGAATCTCGGCCAGCACGCCGCCGGGCCCGCAGCCGAAGTCCAGCACCACCGCGTCGGGGCGGGAATATCCGCTGAACTTCACGGCGTGCCGCTGCTGGGCCGCCGTGCCGAAGCCGCGGCTGCGAAACGCGAAGTAGCGCTCGCCGGCGGCCCCGGTGTAATGGTTTTCGACTCCGCTCATGGCACCGTCGGGTAAAGCAGTCGGCATCCCGGAACGTCGGCCAACACCGCAAGCCGCGGGATACGCCGGGGAAGAACCAAAACGACCGGCCCGGCAGCGCCCTTGAAGGCGTCGTCGGGCCCGGG from Longimicrobium sp. encodes the following:
- a CDS encoding class I SAM-dependent methyltransferase; the protein is MSGVENHYTGAAGERYFAFRSRGFGTAAQQRHAVKFSGYSRPDAVVLDFGCGPGGVLAEIPGREKIGVEINEQSAQLARDRGARVVNSLAAVDDHSVDLCISHHALEHLVRPDEALREMLRVLKPGARAVLVVPAESPRERGKDRFRPDDLHKHLFCWNAQTFGNLATAVGFRVEECTVRAAGESHYLLALRALPAVHRLARGVVAALRDRYEVFCVATAP
- a CDS encoding glycosyltransferase family 4 protein, producing the protein MNVLYLIGYPYRMAGSQRQIFELIVNLPAWVRPTVAVPDHGEVYDAFAAAGVDVVVVRPGTRMLQYGQALVRASAARRLKTAVAEWLPYTRDLVRLIRGRGIDLLHPNDIRSALMAGGAARWCGLPIVGHLQGQRAVGGAPWRVYERLVQRIIANAEPVRQSLTPRARAKCTTVYTGIRDVSGLGSPLPWLAGLRERGVAVVGCFASVVPFKGHRHLLHAAALLNERGWRDRVVFVCVGSMADETAEYNEWLVEEQRRLGLDNFIFAGWQADPYSFYRVTDVEVLPSVREDRLTIGGRVHEVVGHEGFPTTHLEAMWFGIPVVGTAIAAVPEQVEDGRTGLLVPPGDGAALADALERLLADPALRERMGRLGRERVAERFSLEAFVGQVCGVYQEIRPRPAAAA